The Shewanella zhangzhouensis genome has a window encoding:
- a CDS encoding IPT/TIG domain-containing protein, protein MNHKKLTLALMIASSLALGGCNGELEPGEGGTPTNPPTTPPDSGNPTTPPTTPGDEDKVGTWENKDEDGDGIPDDKDDYPFDAERSLYPSFNEAEPNDNPGVATPISLDGGVVVKGVISSELDKGDLYRFSLTEPRSLTAYLYAQSPRFLPQVYVSNEQGLVQNDIVLHKSQSPNVYVVNFQLHEAGTYHLSVIDEAFSGEPDLSYQVTMFVDADVDAFDDEKELALGSDVENQDLDVDGIIDGLEFSGTLAFIGTDIDGDGQPNWRDSDADGDGFADAVEGLSDLDRDLKPNFLDLDADGNGIDDAVEGGDPADPLNTDGDRYIDHLDLDDDNDGIFDVNDLQRLVPARSVVWQAPGDLFVSELRTLFDDSSILNFIRAGDSFELWVEGYPTAPESPLLVANINGQDFNLFPTQTVREGQITRLRFTLPEVAGKGRLSVVSGTDKSEAFPIEIGDATLPLLLKSNPVELRAGQQITLSGDNFDEDTTVFFNKLASSVSLIDANTLSVTVPEGVTGGSYYVTNSFGASNLVTFMVQQTVAVKVSSSAPRPLAAIGGIYPEFANDISGSSYDMTKAGTLPEVVFSYTRNEQGELESYLSALYRVDDTEIDFSFESTALANMVLHLSFYADARGLSTDAFVALLQTTDAYAAYVADATAQLMADSDFFAFKDRSDATVALLKRYEAAIKEELSARHPAMAKARARAPAAPQAADNTHLSHIEPSIVSYPETNGTWDAFDMSLEATTFAENSSEILNNCGAGVDPKWYEILNADGCVELQNRSQLYLSARVYPLDPATGSINMDEQALNSPLQEHITTPWDSGMLGPQTGTWLGFSLWSADSLIDKCVYKDCLYQIITPGVDGIFGPSPFTLQGAADYDKRAQDARKMLAIRTIIDNVVIRFYSILFNAAGVDLNDSKYKKEATALAIVKAVYQYLPAISTEIDKIMAKDNPTDADWLNLAESLGKEIYSKEIKAVISDPANLASYGPITMAILTACEIDSTYFINKMIQKVAEKFIPGWGQITAAYEASQLADAMIDMASTVKDLAVVPTKLDYVVTWGLKASDITPRAIQKTNEIKRFTIVGSGMAVVKSKFGDAKPEVKVFDTGNGNKELNTEFNTVNKQGTELVFELNRIDQIQAAVGPLRVEVHHRDDVSEVPYEILIGTELTIANISPARGTAGKEVVITGIGFSKQPMGNKVTFSGGGGERLVAAVKSASTDTLVVIVPNGIVSGYVTVGVAEDLSNEYPFAGASQVLITFGDNGNINDDVFKLSVNGKVLYDNNQPKRAVGPIPVSLEDGEHTVTLTGIRADDGIATYYIEFEGDVTSVSGDALSGRDLCPDTHKNYRIQVAASGDTGASPALQRVPKVLALQPESASASAETVTECPVKSP, encoded by the coding sequence GAACCCAGGTCGCTCACCGCCTATTTGTACGCCCAGTCACCCCGATTCCTGCCCCAGGTGTATGTCTCCAACGAGCAGGGGCTGGTGCAGAACGATATTGTGCTGCACAAGAGTCAGAGCCCCAATGTCTACGTGGTGAATTTTCAGCTCCATGAAGCCGGTACTTACCACCTGAGTGTGATAGATGAAGCCTTCTCCGGTGAGCCCGACTTGAGCTATCAGGTCACCATGTTTGTGGATGCCGATGTTGATGCTTTCGACGACGAGAAAGAGTTGGCCCTGGGCTCCGATGTCGAAAATCAGGATTTGGATGTCGATGGCATCATTGATGGCTTGGAGTTTTCCGGCACCCTGGCTTTTATTGGCACGGATATCGATGGCGATGGCCAGCCCAACTGGCGTGATAGCGACGCCGATGGTGATGGCTTTGCCGATGCCGTTGAAGGTTTAAGCGATCTGGACCGGGATTTGAAGCCGAACTTTCTGGATCTGGATGCCGATGGCAACGGCATCGATGACGCCGTGGAAGGGGGCGACCCGGCCGATCCGCTCAATACAGACGGCGACCGCTATATCGATCATCTGGATCTGGACGATGACAACGACGGCATATTTGACGTCAATGACCTGCAGCGTCTCGTTCCGGCAAGGAGTGTGGTTTGGCAGGCTCCGGGCGATCTCTTTGTCTCAGAGCTTCGCACCCTGTTTGACGACAGCAGCATCCTCAACTTTATCCGCGCCGGTGACAGTTTCGAGTTGTGGGTAGAAGGCTATCCCACAGCGCCCGAGAGTCCGCTGCTGGTGGCCAATATCAATGGTCAGGATTTCAACCTGTTCCCGACCCAAACAGTGCGTGAAGGCCAGATTACCCGCTTACGATTCACGCTCCCCGAGGTGGCGGGAAAAGGCCGCCTGTCTGTGGTGTCGGGTACAGATAAGTCAGAGGCCTTTCCCATAGAAATCGGCGATGCCACCCTGCCTTTGCTGCTGAAAAGCAATCCGGTGGAGCTGCGCGCCGGACAGCAAATCACCCTCAGCGGTGACAATTTCGATGAAGATACCACGGTGTTCTTCAACAAGTTGGCAAGCTCTGTCAGCCTGATTGATGCCAACACCCTGAGTGTGACTGTGCCCGAGGGGGTAACCGGTGGCAGCTACTATGTCACCAACAGTTTCGGTGCCAGTAACCTGGTGACCTTTATGGTTCAGCAGACGGTTGCGGTGAAGGTATCGTCCAGCGCACCCAGGCCATTGGCGGCCATCGGCGGAATCTATCCTGAATTTGCCAATGATATCAGTGGCAGCAGCTACGACATGACCAAGGCCGGTACCCTGCCCGAAGTGGTGTTCTCTTACACCCGCAACGAGCAGGGTGAGCTTGAGTCTTACCTCAGCGCGCTCTACCGGGTGGACGACACCGAAATTGATTTCAGCTTCGAAAGCACGGCGCTGGCCAATATGGTGCTGCACTTAAGCTTTTATGCCGATGCCAGGGGCCTGAGTACCGATGCCTTTGTAGCCTTGCTGCAAACCACCGACGCCTATGCTGCCTATGTCGCCGATGCCACAGCGCAGTTGATGGCCGACAGCGATTTCTTTGCCTTTAAAGATCGCAGCGATGCCACAGTTGCCTTACTGAAGCGCTATGAGGCGGCCATCAAAGAGGAGCTTTCGGCCCGTCATCCCGCGATGGCAAAAGCCCGGGCCAGGGCCCCCGCAGCCCCCCAGGCCGCAGACAATACCCATTTGTCCCATATTGAGCCCAGCATTGTCTCGTACCCGGAAACCAATGGCACCTGGGACGCCTTTGATATGTCACTGGAGGCCACCACCTTTGCCGAGAACTCCAGTGAAATCCTCAATAACTGCGGCGCCGGTGTGGATCCCAAATGGTATGAAATCCTGAATGCCGACGGCTGTGTGGAGCTGCAAAACCGCAGCCAGCTTTACCTCAGCGCCCGGGTGTATCCGCTGGACCCTGCCACAGGCTCAATCAACATGGATGAGCAAGCCCTTAACAGCCCTCTGCAGGAGCACATCACCACCCCCTGGGATTCTGGCATGCTGGGCCCCCAAACAGGCACCTGGCTGGGCTTTTCTCTCTGGTCTGCCGACTCGCTCATCGATAAGTGCGTGTACAAAGATTGTCTGTACCAAATTATCACCCCGGGTGTGGATGGCATTTTTGGCCCCAGCCCCTTTACCCTGCAAGGTGCTGCGGACTACGACAAGCGTGCACAGGATGCCCGCAAGATGCTGGCAATCCGCACCATCATCGATAACGTGGTGATTCGCTTTTACTCGATTCTGTTCAACGCCGCCGGTGTTGATCTGAACGACAGCAAGTACAAGAAAGAAGCCACGGCGCTGGCCATCGTCAAGGCGGTTTATCAGTATCTGCCGGCAATCAGCACCGAGATTGATAAGATCATGGCCAAAGACAACCCCACCGATGCTGACTGGCTCAACCTCGCCGAAAGCCTGGGGAAAGAGATTTACAGCAAGGAAATCAAAGCCGTAATTTCAGATCCCGCCAACCTGGCTTCCTACGGGCCAATCACCATGGCGATTCTGACCGCCTGCGAAATCGACTCCACTTACTTCATCAACAAGATGATCCAAAAAGTGGCCGAGAAATTTATTCCCGGTTGGGGGCAAATCACCGCCGCTTACGAGGCCAGCCAGCTGGCTGACGCCATGATAGATATGGCGTCCACGGTAAAGGATTTGGCCGTGGTACCCACCAAGCTCGATTACGTGGTGACCTGGGGCCTGAAGGCATCGGACATTACCCCAAGAGCGATTCAGAAGACCAATGAGATCAAACGCTTCACCATTGTGGGTAGCGGCATGGCCGTGGTGAAGAGCAAGTTTGGTGATGCGAAACCCGAAGTGAAGGTATTCGATACCGGCAATGGCAACAAGGAGCTGAATACCGAGTTCAACACGGTGAATAAACAGGGCACCGAGCTGGTATTTGAGCTCAATCGCATCGACCAGATCCAGGCAGCCGTTGGGCCTCTGAGAGTAGAGGTACACCACAGGGATGATGTGTCTGAAGTGCCCTATGAAATCCTGATTGGCACCGAGCTGACCATCGCCAATATTTCCCCTGCCAGGGGCACGGCCGGTAAAGAAGTGGTTATTACGGGTATTGGTTTCAGCAAGCAGCCCATGGGGAACAAAGTCACCTTCAGTGGCGGCGGTGGCGAACGCCTGGTGGCGGCAGTGAAGTCAGCCTCAACCGATACCCTGGTGGTGATTGTGCCCAATGGTATCGTCAGCGGTTATGTCACTGTGGGTGTGGCTGAGGATCTCAGTAACGAGTATCCCTTTGCCGGTGCCAGCCAGGTGCTCATTACCTTTGGTGATAACGGCAATATCAACGACGACGTATTCAAGTTGTCGGTGAATGGCAAGGTGCTGTACGACAACAATCAGCCCAAACGCGCCGTGGGTCCGATTCCGGTGTCCCTGGAGGACGGCGAGCACACTGTCACCCTCACAGGGATCCGCGCCGATGACGGCATCGCCACCTACTACATAGAGTTTGAAGGCGATGTGACCAGCGTCAGCGGTGATGCGTTGTCGGGTCGGGACCTTTGCCCGGATACCCACAAAAATTACCGTATTCAGGTGGCAGCCAGTGGCGATACCGGTGCCTCACCAGCACTCCAGCGTGTACCTAAGGTGTTGGCATTACAGCCTGAATCTGCATCAGCTTCCGCTGAAACTGTGACAGAATGCCCGGTGAAAAGTCCCTGA
- a CDS encoding bactofilin family protein, whose protein sequence is MSKGQGITFIGAGTRLEGEMMLESAALVSGQLHGRVSSKGQIKIEQGGLIEGELSCHELNVSGTFRGKLSCQKLTIIAGGVVEGEVASNQMEIFEGGQFIGSRKRGPEPVELPAGTQVSLPTEGRKGHLKLVLGIAAALGLGYLVTQTGFIQGIKDGYQAGTAASAEMNEQAAAPSLEHQSQALMATAADDASDLGSENINGQPGDYFAEDTDAMEAGNALLLENGFDAEGTETDTGGADDAQPAALEPGAQSRPLTPDSDSSALNTQGASDLPAAPANRM, encoded by the coding sequence ATGAGCAAGGGACAAGGGATCACATTTATTGGCGCCGGTACCCGGCTTGAAGGCGAGATGATGCTGGAAAGTGCGGCCTTGGTATCGGGCCAGTTGCACGGTCGGGTGAGCTCCAAAGGCCAAATAAAGATAGAGCAGGGTGGCCTTATCGAGGGAGAACTCAGCTGTCATGAGCTGAATGTCAGCGGCACCTTCAGGGGTAAACTCAGCTGCCAAAAATTAACCATCATCGCCGGTGGCGTGGTGGAAGGTGAAGTGGCCAGTAATCAGATGGAAATCTTCGAAGGCGGCCAGTTTATTGGCAGCCGAAAGCGTGGGCCCGAGCCTGTGGAATTGCCGGCGGGCACACAGGTGAGCTTGCCAACTGAGGGTCGTAAGGGGCATTTAAAGTTGGTGCTCGGTATCGCTGCGGCGCTTGGGCTTGGGTATCTGGTTACCCAAACCGGCTTTATTCAGGGGATTAAAGATGGGTATCAGGCCGGCACTGCTGCCAGTGCGGAAATGAATGAACAGGCCGCAGCGCCTTCATTGGAACACCAGAGTCAGGCACTGATGGCGACCGCCGCTGACGACGCATCAGACTTGGGATCGGAAAACATCAATGGTCAGCCCGGTGACTACTTTGCCGAAGACACAGACGCCATGGAAGCAGGCAACGCTTTGCTGCTGGAAAATGGCTTTGATGCCGAGGGGACTGAAACCGATACGGGTGGGGCAGATGACGCTCAGCCTGCTGCGCTGGAGCCCGGTGCGCAAAGTCGCCCGCTGACCCCGGACAGCGATTCCAGTGCGCTTAACACCCAGGGGGCGTCAGACCTGCCTGCGGCACCTGCTAATCGTATGTAA
- a CDS encoding universal stress protein translates to MGHFSRVLVATDDGLHAKPALRKAVHLANQSHADLTMLRVQLPKQAGLSQWLQQLLTAPNISHQRQKHPSYPDKDIRLVLKHCHAPTLANAVLDELSQRDYDLLILEHHEYSALRCEFGHTEDWQLLQQVPIPVLFVSNDPWENDGKLLTALEVDDEDESHRQFNRQLLDVSDELARMLRMELHLLTCYQAHDMSVSFDNRDLNHHTWVAEQWRRLRQTAEPLALEDKRLHLAAGLPDDMVPEAARQWHSNLVVMGASEHTSMLSALKGRASEQLLNQLKCDVLALKPQHPQLH, encoded by the coding sequence ATGGGTCATTTTTCACGGGTCCTCGTCGCTACCGACGATGGGCTACATGCCAAGCCTGCGTTGCGAAAGGCGGTTCACTTAGCGAATCAAAGCCATGCAGATCTCACTATGTTAAGGGTTCAGCTCCCAAAGCAGGCAGGGCTTAGTCAGTGGTTACAGCAATTACTGACGGCCCCAAACATCAGCCATCAACGCCAAAAACACCCCAGCTATCCAGACAAAGACATACGTCTGGTGCTTAAACATTGTCATGCCCCAACACTCGCCAACGCCGTACTCGATGAGCTCAGCCAACGTGATTACGATTTGCTGATCCTGGAGCATCACGAGTATTCAGCCCTGCGCTGCGAATTTGGCCATACCGAAGATTGGCAGCTGTTGCAGCAGGTGCCTATTCCCGTGCTTTTTGTCAGTAACGACCCCTGGGAAAACGACGGCAAACTGCTGACCGCGTTGGAAGTGGATGATGAAGACGAAAGCCATCGTCAATTTAACCGTCAGCTGTTGGATGTGTCAGATGAGCTGGCACGCATGCTGCGAATGGAGCTACACCTGCTGACCTGTTACCAGGCCCACGATATGAGTGTGTCATTTGATAACAGGGATTTAAATCATCACACCTGGGTTGCTGAGCAATGGCGGCGCCTGCGCCAAACTGCCGAGCCCCTGGCTCTGGAAGACAAACGCCTGCATCTGGCAGCGGGATTGCCCGATGACATGGTGCCCGAAGCCGCACGTCAGTGGCACAGCAACCTGGTTGTGATGGGTGCCAGCGAGCACACCAGTATGCTGAGTGCCTTGAAAGGCAGGGCATCGGAGCAGCTGCTCAATCAGCTTAAATGCGATGTGCTGGCACTCAAGCCCCAACACCCACAACTCCATTAA
- a CDS encoding insulinase family protein, translating to MSAKTRLLLAMMGAISLIGCQHKSLEYEPIAAPVLADFSTPVLLATPVASDASDNRVSNNNAPVTGIEPHKGIPFPVLQPAVNPPRLAGGMSMADEKEWLSFHRDERLEATHLVITTAGVLTSGPLIARQMQAQLRLNALAGERCAETLSVIARPHSLVFSSRCDGPEPLLMRVRSLFKRFGTLDKDNSDRVIRESRLAKHIEAFSGRDIDRLWAEVVLGKSHPYLSLYNDAEAGQQAISDEVGRLASQGRWHLIAATAPESLMSTAEPSFTEVNSGAIQVEGAEVEGAEVDRIEVKTFEVKTIEALTEQHQNTGKILYLLNAPGQVQSQVRVGYSLPTTGNSAPCKSTAALLGRSQAGRLFYDLRSRRGLTYGVYGSCIDNPLSRTLKFYGSSATESTGAFVRGILDHLSLLGSASPSDAELQALDSYLIGQHKVLADREGTALGEWLAMLEHARISGDDTDLPEYLPSPLVRAADMGDFPAQYLRAAPWVVIKGDAKLLLPDLQQKLPDWVIKHLDKLP from the coding sequence ATGAGCGCCAAAACACGCCTGCTGTTGGCCATGATGGGCGCCATCTCACTGATTGGCTGCCAGCATAAATCGCTGGAATATGAGCCCATTGCGGCGCCGGTCCTTGCCGACTTCAGCACACCTGTGCTGCTCGCCACGCCAGTTGCCAGCGATGCTTCCGACAACAGAGTCAGCAACAACAATGCCCCTGTGACGGGCATTGAGCCACACAAGGGGATTCCCTTTCCAGTGCTGCAGCCTGCCGTCAATCCACCGCGACTGGCAGGCGGCATGTCCATGGCAGATGAGAAAGAATGGTTGAGTTTTCACCGGGACGAACGGCTTGAGGCAACACACCTTGTTATTACCACTGCAGGGGTGCTCACTTCAGGCCCTCTCATCGCCAGGCAAATGCAGGCACAGCTGCGCCTCAATGCGCTGGCGGGCGAGCGCTGCGCCGAAACCCTGAGTGTCATCGCAAGGCCACACAGTTTGGTATTTTCCAGTCGCTGCGATGGGCCAGAGCCCCTGCTGATGCGGGTAAGAAGCCTGTTCAAGCGCTTCGGCACCCTGGATAAGGACAACAGCGACAGAGTGATACGGGAAAGTCGGCTCGCAAAACACATAGAGGCGTTCAGCGGCCGGGATATAGACAGGCTCTGGGCTGAGGTTGTACTGGGTAAATCACACCCTTATTTATCACTTTATAATGACGCTGAAGCAGGGCAACAGGCCATTTCAGATGAAGTGGGCAGATTGGCAAGCCAGGGGCGCTGGCACCTTATCGCCGCCACGGCGCCCGAGTCTTTGATGAGCACAGCCGAACCTTCTTTCACTGAGGTTAACTCCGGCGCCATTCAGGTTGAGGGAGCTGAGGTTGAGGGAGCTGAGGTTGACCGAATTGAGGTTAAAACTTTCGAGGTTAAGACTATCGAGGCCTTGACTGAACAGCACCAAAACACAGGAAAAATACTGTACCTGCTGAATGCCCCAGGGCAAGTGCAGTCACAGGTCCGGGTTGGCTACTCACTCCCCACCACCGGCAACAGCGCCCCCTGTAAATCCACGGCAGCGCTGCTGGGTCGCAGTCAGGCTGGGCGCCTGTTTTACGACCTGCGCAGCCGCCGGGGCCTGACATACGGCGTGTATGGCAGCTGTATCGATAATCCCCTGAGCCGCACCCTGAAATTCTATGGTTCAAGTGCCACCGAAAGCACCGGCGCCTTCGTGCGGGGAATACTGGATCATCTGAGTCTGCTTGGCAGCGCATCGCCAAGTGACGCCGAGCTGCAGGCGCTGGACAGCTATCTTATCGGTCAGCACAAGGTCCTTGCCGACAGAGAAGGGACGGCTCTGGGAGAGTGGCTCGCTATGCTCGAACACGCCCGTATAAGCGGCGATGACACTGACCTGCCCGAATACCTGCCATCTCCCTTGGTAAGGGCAGCAGACATGGGTGACTTCCCGGCGCAGTATTTACGCGCTGCCCCCTGGGTCGTTATCAAGGGTGATGCCAAATTACTCCTGCCTGATCTGCAGCAAAAACTCCCCGATTGGGTGATAAAACACCTGGATAAGCTGCCCTGA
- a CDS encoding M16 family metallopeptidase, with amino-acid sequence MGLLAVLGLSMMTLAPLSECQFDDQPLRHLDDAVETRQLDNGIRLFWLPKANKQNITLASRFAVGSRHESQGQTGWAHLFEHLLFKGSRQAPGDGYSQLMNAMGASFNASTLFDDTRYYTRIPAEGLAFTLALERDRFEHPQFAAEAITNQQKTVLAEMAQTIDNQPYFRAAMTFLLSQAADTPYRHAIIGNRADILGADAGSLKAFHERFYRPSRLSMALTGALPGDVETQVSTHFGNWQEPAQSPETAGFDQGAPADNAATPDFTPRAPVHGEVIDERAPWPGLLMAWHTVGRSHPDAAAIKLLELRLFQRIASSIERAGVSGKQSLLHYSLPLEMERHGMTNLVLVPRANVSLDTLAAGIEMLINQAASEPMKGTELCQLKQLWLADYQAQLSSDETLAQWLAASPATDNAQPLLSPWLRVRDVSEDDLMRVAQRYFAGHSVRLDLKPAWHTRLGKGLLEWLPESWAEGLEELAL; translated from the coding sequence ATGGGATTGCTGGCAGTACTTGGCCTGTCGATGATGACACTCGCGCCCCTGTCCGAATGCCAGTTCGATGACCAGCCGTTAAGGCATCTGGATGACGCCGTAGAGACAAGGCAGCTTGATAACGGTATCCGCCTGTTTTGGCTTCCAAAGGCCAACAAACAAAACATCACCCTGGCAAGCCGCTTTGCGGTGGGCTCTCGCCACGAATCCCAGGGACAAACCGGCTGGGCCCATTTGTTTGAGCATCTGCTTTTCAAGGGCAGTCGCCAGGCCCCCGGCGATGGTTACAGCCAACTGATGAACGCCATGGGTGCCAGCTTTAATGCCAGTACCCTGTTCGATGACACCCGCTACTACACCCGAATCCCCGCCGAGGGGCTGGCCTTTACCCTGGCATTGGAGCGGGACCGCTTTGAGCATCCCCAATTTGCTGCCGAAGCCATTACCAATCAGCAAAAAACCGTGCTGGCGGAAATGGCACAAACCATAGATAACCAACCCTACTTTCGTGCGGCAATGACCTTTTTGCTGAGTCAGGCGGCGGATACCCCCTACCGTCACGCCATTATTGGCAATCGCGCCGACATTCTCGGTGCCGATGCGGGCAGCCTTAAGGCCTTTCATGAGCGTTTTTATCGGCCATCGCGTCTGAGTATGGCGCTCACCGGTGCCCTGCCGGGGGATGTTGAAACCCAGGTCAGCACCCATTTTGGCAACTGGCAAGAGCCTGCGCAGTCACCGGAAACAGCGGGGTTCGACCAAGGGGCACCAGCGGATAACGCAGCGACGCCAGATTTCACTCCTCGCGCTCCCGTCCATGGCGAAGTCATAGATGAAAGAGCCCCCTGGCCCGGGCTCCTGATGGCCTGGCACACAGTGGGACGCAGTCACCCGGATGCCGCCGCCATCAAGTTGTTGGAGCTCAGGCTTTTTCAGCGTATCGCCAGCAGCATCGAACGCGCCGGCGTCAGTGGCAAGCAGAGCCTGCTGCACTATTCTCTGCCACTGGAAATGGAGCGCCACGGCATGACCAATCTGGTGCTGGTGCCCCGTGCCAATGTAAGCCTGGATACCCTGGCTGCGGGTATCGAAATGCTGATAAACCAGGCCGCCAGTGAGCCCATGAAAGGCACCGAGCTTTGTCAACTCAAGCAGCTCTGGCTCGCCGACTACCAAGCGCAGCTCAGCAGTGATGAAACCCTGGCGCAGTGGCTCGCCGCAAGCCCTGCCACTGACAATGCACAGCCGCTGCTCAGCCCTTGGCTCAGGGTACGGGATGTCAGTGAAGACGACCTGATGCGAGTTGCGCAGCGCTATTTTGCAGGCCACAGCGTCAGGCTCGATCTGAAACCCGCATGGCACACCCGCCTTGGAAAAGGCCTGCTGGAATGGCTCCCCGAAAGCTGGGCCGAAGGCCTTGAGGAGCTGGCATTATGA
- a CDS encoding M14 family metallopeptidase, translating to MSRSPFQTFVWRSEIFECQSTDIQRFYSLLAIETERLGLGSKILGQAGHHPLYLLQSPGQKAGLPNLLISAGFHGEESAGPWGLLHFLSQLDGELFKRVNLSVLPLVNPTGFAKGHRFNELGENPNRGFFIENGKAKPGDDTSAEGRILLEHAHLLQVASRDGILTCHEDVLLTDTYVYTFEPSQAPGRFSHSLRDALGQYFPIAADGDVDNCPVRSGVIFNHFDTSFESFLVRSGARVGCCSETPGQQPLDQRILANAAAMNTFVNMLAPELS from the coding sequence ATGAGTCGTTCACCCTTCCAAACCTTTGTCTGGCGCAGTGAGATATTTGAATGTCAAAGCACCGACATCCAACGTTTTTACAGCTTGCTTGCCATTGAGACAGAGCGCCTTGGTCTTGGCAGTAAAATCCTGGGGCAGGCAGGGCACCATCCGTTGTATCTGTTGCAATCACCCGGGCAGAAAGCCGGTTTGCCCAATTTGCTTATCAGCGCCGGTTTCCACGGTGAAGAGTCTGCCGGTCCCTGGGGGCTGTTGCACTTTTTATCGCAGCTGGATGGCGAGCTGTTCAAGCGGGTAAATCTGAGCGTATTGCCGCTGGTTAACCCCACCGGGTTTGCCAAAGGGCACAGGTTCAATGAGCTGGGTGAAAACCCCAATCGCGGCTTTTTTATTGAAAATGGCAAAGCCAAGCCCGGCGATGATACCTCGGCAGAAGGACGCATCTTGCTTGAACACGCCCACCTGCTGCAGGTGGCCAGCCGTGATGGCATCCTCACCTGTCATGAAGACGTGCTGCTGACAGACACCTATGTGTATACCTTTGAGCCAAGCCAGGCGCCCGGCCGTTTCAGTCACAGCTTGCGGGATGCACTGGGGCAGTATTTCCCCATTGCCGCCGATGGCGATGTCGACAACTGTCCGGTACGCAGCGGCGTGATTTTCAACCACTTCGATACCTCATTCGAATCCTTTTTGGTGCGCAGCGGTGCCCGCGTGGGTTGCTGCAGTGAGACTCCGGGCCAGCAGCCGCTGGATCAACGCATTCTGGCCAATGCCGCCGCCATGAACACCTTTGTGAACATGTTGGCACCGGAATTGAGTTAA
- a CDS encoding L,D-transpeptidase family protein, with protein sequence MKPVFSLVIFFSLISFCQSALAVIYPLPAKDSRLVGEIQYYVVPDDKRTLEDIASQFQLGLSNLMEANPGVDPFLPKPGSTLIIPHQLILPDAPREGIVINIAEMRLYYYPKGKKIVEVLPIGIGQVGRDTPENWVTTVQRKRANPTWTPTARIRKEYAAKGVTLPPVWPAGPDNPMGLFALYIGNLYAIHGTNATFGIGLRVSQGCVRLRDTDIEHLFNSVPVGTRVQFVNQPIKATEEPDGARYLEVHQPLSRTQAEFDSAEPVPLTLPTAISRFVAHAETDSFVLKRLLEARTGMPTRINP encoded by the coding sequence ATGAAACCTGTTTTTAGCCTCGTCATATTTTTCAGCCTCATCAGCTTTTGCCAATCGGCACTGGCGGTGATCTATCCCCTGCCCGCCAAAGACAGTCGTCTGGTGGGGGAAATTCAGTATTATGTTGTCCCTGACGACAAGCGTACCCTCGAGGATATCGCCTCGCAGTTCCAGTTGGGTCTGTCAAACCTGATGGAAGCCAACCCCGGGGTCGACCCCTTCCTGCCAAAGCCAGGCAGCACCCTGATCATTCCTCACCAGTTGATCCTGCCCGATGCGCCGCGGGAAGGCATAGTGATCAACATCGCCGAGATGCGTCTCTACTATTACCCCAAGGGTAAAAAAATCGTTGAAGTGCTGCCCATAGGTATCGGTCAGGTAGGCCGTGACACCCCGGAAAACTGGGTCACCACGGTGCAGCGCAAACGCGCCAACCCAACCTGGACCCCCACGGCCCGCATTCGCAAGGAATATGCCGCCAAGGGCGTGACCCTGCCCCCCGTGTGGCCGGCAGGCCCCGACAACCCCATGGGCCTCTTTGCGCTCTATATCGGTAATCTCTATGCCATTCATGGCACCAACGCCACCTTTGGCATTGGTTTACGGGTAAGCCAGGGTTGTGTGCGTCTGCGTGACACCGACATCGAGCACCTGTTTAACAGTGTGCCCGTGGGCACCCGAGTGCAGTTTGTGAATCAGCCCATCAAGGCCACCGAAGAGCCCGATGGCGCGCGCTACCTCGAAGTGCACCAGCCGCTGTCACGCACTCAGGCCGAATTTGATTCCGCCGAGCCTGTGCCGCTGACGCTGCCCACGGCCATCAGCCGCTTTGTGGCCCATGCCGAAACCGACTCCTTCGTATTGAAGCGTCTGCTGGAAGCCCGTACCGGCATGCCAACCCGCATCAATCCCTGA